Proteins found in one Planococcus citri chromosome 2, ihPlaCitr1.1, whole genome shotgun sequence genomic segment:
- the LOC135837442 gene encoding E3 ubiquitin-protein ligase RNF185-like isoform X3, translating to MSSTSKKPASSSSDNFNKSNDDGKDRDDQMFECNICLDTAKDAVISMCGHLFCWPCLHQWLETRPNKKLCPVCKSGISKDKVIPLYGRGSTNQEDPRNKVPPRPPGQRAEAETNTGFPGFGFVDGSFHLSFGIGAFPFNLFISAFNTTNSHNPQAGDINEEDEAFLTRMMVFVALFLVTWLVYA from the exons ATGAGCAGTACGAGTAAGAAGCCTGCTTCGAGTTCGAgcgacaattttaacaaatccAACGACGACGGAAAAGATCGCGATGATCAGATGTTCGAGTGTAATATTTGCTTAGATACTGCTAAAGATGCTGTTATCAGTATGTGTGGGCATTTATTCTG CTGGCCTTGTTTACATCAATGGCTAGAAACCAGACCGAATAAGAAACTATGTCCTGTTTGTAAATCCGGTATCAGTAAAGATAAAGTGATACCTTTGTACGGTCGAGGTAGTACAAATCAGGAAGATCCCAG AAACAAAGTCCCACCCCGACCACCAGGTCAAAGAGCAGAAGCTGAAACTAACACC GGGTTCCCAGGATTCGGTTTCGTGGACGGTTCGTTTCATTTATCTTTCGGTATCGGAGCATTCCCATTCAATCTGTTCATCTCCGCTTTCAATACAACAAATTCGCACAATCCGCAAG CTGGTGATATCAACGAGGAAGATGAGGCGTTTTTAACAAGAATGATGGTGTTCGTCGCCTTGTTCTTGGTAACTTGGCTCGTGTACGCTTAA
- the LOC135837426 gene encoding U3 small nucleolar RNA-associated protein 25 homolog isoform X1: MEVEWKLFDSEMTEIIDSLSSFCTHFKDVDPADDSTSIEVEKFDENKLLWPSLRQLVLKTPKYVNPVIPNEVPKTENPILALDEFQIQTSLKNNIRKAGAALIPEGSTTPLQLEMLSIINQYKDLYYTERNFDNGEQIRLVYCLHVLDHVLKTRSIIMANNASITSKFDVPDEMRDQGVVRPSVLILAPFKDSAFKIINMMSTMMFPNQKGNVINRKRFQDEFTGEEITVSQKSSRPDDFSKTFAGNIDDNFKIGISITKKSLKLYTDFYHCDIIIASPLGLRMVIGSEGESEYDYDFLSSIEVLILDQADVFLMQNWDHVLHIMDHVNLQPRKSHDTDFSRVRYWAANGWSKYYRQNLIFCSHPSLQISALVSRKCHNYAGCARTANPVARGTISQVVVSIPHIFHRLTDTSAVKTADERFEVFTQKLLPQCQDNLKKGVLIYVPSYFDFIRLRNYFISEAISFADICEYTKDKKVAEARDMFFHSEVNYLLYSERFHFFMRRRVRGIRHLIFYQLPTFPHFYSELCNLMNDANKRIKTEEDICSSITGIYSKFDAPQLASIVSSDRAAQMLASKKDVHMIMVEST; this comes from the exons ATGgaag TTGAATGGAAGTTGTTCGACTCCGAGATGACTGAAATAATCGATTCGTTAAGTTCGTTTTGTACGCATTTCAAAGATGTTGATCCTGCCGACGATTCGACTTCGATCGAGGtggaaaaatttgacgaaaataaGCTGTTGTGGCCTTCGTTGAGACAGCTCGTGTTGAAAACACCCAAGTATGTCAATCCTGTAATACCAAATGAAGTTCCAAAGACCGAGAACCCTATCTTAGCTCTGGATGAATTCCAAATTCAAACGTCTCTGAAAAATAACATTCGCAAGGCTGGAGCTGCTCTAATTCCAGAAGGTAGCACGACTCCTTTACAGCTGGAAATGCTATCGATAATAAACCAGTATAAGGATTTGTATTATACCGAGAGGAATTTTGATAATGGCGAACAGATTCGATTAGTTTACTGTCTGCATGTTTTGGATCATGTGCTGAAAACTCGTTCGATAATTATGGCGAATAATGCCTCAATTACGAGTAAATTCGATGTACCTGATGAAATGCGAGATCAAGGAGTGGTACGACCTAGTGTACTGATTCTGGCACCGTTTAAGGATTCTGCTTTCAA GATTATCAATATGATGTCGACGATGATGTTTCCAAATCAAAAAGGGAACGTGATAAATAGAAAAAGATTTCAAGACGAGTTCACCGGTGAAGAAATAACTGTATCTCAGAAGTCTTCTCGACCCGACGATTTCTCCAAAACTTTCGCTGGAAATATCGacgataatttcaaaatcggtaTCTCTATCACGAAGAAAAGTCTCAAA cTGTATACAGATTTTTACCACTGTGATATTATAATAGCTTCACCTTTGGGTTTACGTATGGTGATTGGTTCAGAAGGAGAATCTGAATACGATTACGATTTCCTGTCTTCCATCGAAGTATTGATATTAGATCAAGCTGATGTGTTTTTAATGCAG AATTGGGATCACGTACTGCATATTATGGACCATGTGAATTTACAACCTCGAAAATCTCACGATACTGATTTCTCCAGAGTTCGATACTGGGCTGCAAACGGCTGGTCGAAGTATTATCGCCagaatttaatattttgttctCATCCTTCGCTTCAAATATCCGCATTGGTTAGCAGAAAATGTCACAATTACGCTGGATGTGCTCGAACCGCCAATCCTGTCGCTCGAGGCACGATTAGTCAAGTTGTTGTGTCGATTCCACAC ATATTCCACCGGTTGACCGATACATCTGCTGTGAAAACTGCTGACGAAAGATTCGAAGTATTTACGCAGAAGTTACTTCCCCAGTGTCAGGATAATCTGAAGAAGGGAGTTTTGATCTACGTACCTTCGTATTTCGATTTCATTAGGTTAAGAAATTACTTCATCAGCGAAGCTATAAGTTTTGCGGATATTTGCGAGTATACCAAG GATAAAAAAGTAGCTGAAGCCAGAGATATGTTCTTTCATTCGGAAGTTAATTATTTGCTGTATAGTGAGCGATTCCATTTCTTTATGAGAAGAAGAGTTCGAGGGATCAGACATTTGATATTTTACCAGTTACCAACGTTTCCGCATTTTTACAGCGAGTTGTGCAATTTAATGAAC GACGCCAATAAGAGGATCAAAACCGAAGAAGATATTTGTTCTTCGATAACTGGAATTTACAGCAAGTTCGACGCTCCTCAACTCGCATCGATAGTCAGTTCTGATCGAGCAGCTCAAATGTTAGCTTCGAAAAAAGACGTTCATATGATAATGGTTGAAAGTACCTAA
- the LOC135837435 gene encoding type-2 histone deacetylase 1-like: MYSYNFSFDMKMNMTFMVLLNFLRVNTQMTGLVASSKNFLSTSSNTSSSHILRNKHLKGSKLKNATILSPAKSKSTLVHNPTLESGNWSSIELYSFDQHIILSTISNYIEKWLLDEAVPNISLSTNSQIRNSVKPSKEDPSEPFKRSIQVPVLSDVRFFQSWREEEEETGTEKIDNGNFTLTNSTSSESDEYDLYTSTSISNSVNGDRLDSKTSRSTTHASRMKAILVKDTRYRSLMKKWITNRRHGRARGDFSQIHSNSGDNSTRSNVSYSTNPPPISNSTSDEEPCIRENKTNTSCNNNNSSSTANDKSTGDDDDPEARFYDPLMPYPEEYPEEYQTIQNGPALIISRTTYTRIPNVTYTTITMVTLPTYRLVEKAENAFAATLFEERSSKSSKYLHSNAGCDTEHHSSTETDFLQHSRR; the protein is encoded by the exons atgtactcgtataatttcagttttgatatgaaaatgaaTATGACGTTCATGGTTCTGCTAAACTTTCTTCGCGTCAATACTCAAATGACag GTCTCGTGGCATCATCAAAAAACTTCCTTTCAACATCCAGCAACACGTCTTCGTCACATATACTTCGAAACAAACACCTCAAAGgaagtaaattgaaaaacgccACGATTCTTTCACCAGCAAAATCAAAATCCACTCTCGTCCATAATCCAACCCTCGAATCAGGGAATTGGTCCAGCATAGAGCTGTATTCATTCGACCAACACATCATCCTTTCAACAATCTCAAATTACATCGAAAAATGGCTCCTCGACGAAGCAGTGCCCAACATCTCGCTATCAACTAACAGCCAAATTCGCAATTCGGTAAAACCCAGCAAGGAAGATCCGTCTGAACCGTTCAAACGATCCATACAAGTACCTGTACTCAGTGACgtaagattttttcaatcatgGAGGGAAGAGGAGGAGGAAACAGGAACCGAGAAGATAGATAATGGAAATTTCACGCTTACAAACAGCACATCTTCTGAGTCTGATGAATACGatctatatacgagtacgagtatatcgaaTAGCGTGAATGGAGATCGATTAGACAGCAAGACGAGCAGGAGCACGACACATGCGTCGCGAATGAAAGCAATCTTGGTCAAAGATACCAGGTACAGgtcgttgatgaaaaaatggattaCGAATCGTCGTCACGGACGTGCTCGAGGCGATTTTTCCCAAATTCATTCCAACTCTGGCGATAATTCTACTCGATCAAACGTCTCTTACTCGACAAATCCTCCTCCAATCAGCAATTCCACCTCAGACGAGGAACCCTGCATACgtgaaaataaaaccaatacATCTTGTAACAACAACAACTCATCGAGCACTGCGAATGATAAATCAACCGGCGACGACGATGATCCAGAAGCCAGATTTTACGATCCATTAATGCCATACCCCGAAGAATACCCAGAAGAATATCAAACCATACAAAACGGTCCCGCATTGATTATCAGTCGAACGACGTATACGAGGATACCTAACGTAACCTATACCACCATAACTATGGTCACATTGCCTACTTACAGGCTGGTGGAAAAAGCAGAAAATGCTTTCGCCGCTACCTTATTCGAAGAAAGATCGTCGAAATCTTCGAAGTATTTGCACTCGAACGCTGGTTGCGATACCGAACATCATTCTTCGACTGAGACGGATTTCTTACAACATTCTAGACGATAA
- the LOC135837438 gene encoding tRNA (cytidine(32)/guanosine(34)-2'-O)-methyltransferase-like gives MGKASKDKRDTYYRQAKEEGWRARSAFKLLHINEEFNILEGVTKVVDLCAAPGSWSQVLSTKLRTNTNDAKIVAVDLQPMAPIPGVIQIQGDITELSTVKKILSHFENELIELVVFDGAPDVTGIHDLDEFVQGQLLLAAVNITTFLLKPGGAFIGKIFRGADNALLKSQLLLFFKDVVITKPRSSRNSSMESFVVCRDFALPENYEPNLLNPILHNTKFEWDSLKGTNRYIIPFMCCGDLSAFDSDKGDLLKLSELAKDFPKPFYLENREILSKCGEYKIKKPETETETS, from the exons ATGGGTAAAGCATCGAAGGATAAACGTGATACTTACTACAGACAAGCCAAAGAAGAAGGATGGCGAGCCCGAAGTGCCTTCAAACTTCTACACATCAACGAagaattcaatattttagaaG GAGTCACCAAAGTAGTAGATCTATGTGCAGCTCCTGGAAGTTGGAGTCAGGTTTTATCAACTAAATTaag AACAAACACAAACGATGCAAAAATCGTAGCAGTCGATCTCCAACCGATGGCACCTATTCCTGGAGTTATTCAAATCCAAGGAGATATAACTGAATTATCAACggttaaaaaaatactttcacattttgaaaacgaaCTAATCGAATTAGTTGTTTTCGATGGAGCTCCTGATG tgaccGGAATCCACGATTTGGACGAATTCGTCCAAGGGCAACTTCTCCTGGCTGCTGTGAATATAactacatttttattaaaaccaGGAGGCGCATTTATTGGTAAAATATTCCGAGGAGCTGACAACGCTCTGTTGAAATCtcaacttttattatttttcaaagatgttGTGATTACTAAACCGAGAAGCTCGAGGAATTCAAGCATGG aatcattCGTCGTGTGTAGAGATTTCGCTCTGCCGGAGAATTATGAACCTAATTTGTTGAATCCTATTTTACATAATACGAAATTCGAATGGGATAGTTTGAAAGGCACGAATCGATACATTATACCTTTCATGTGCTGCGGTGATCTCAGTGCCTTTGATTCCGATAAAGGCGATTTACTCAAG CTCAGCGAACTTGCTAAAGACTTTCCAAAACCATTCTACCTCGAAAATCGCGAAATACTATCGAAATGCGGCGAATATAAAATCAAGAAACctgaaactgaaaccgaaacgtCATGA
- the LOC135837413 gene encoding uncharacterized protein LOC135837413, translating into MNSFVALVILSVIALSSAFPQREGAFFTNEAIRQAQNTQLIPAGAHIQKVQEGVEVAAFESIPGNERINLYQILKDHVPEEVVSNLQSQVDQVGKS; encoded by the coding sequence ATGAACTCCTTCGTAGCCCTCGTCATCTTATCAGTGATCGCGTTATCCAGCGCGTTCCCTCAACGAGAAGGAGCCTTCTTCACAAACGAAGCGATCAGACAAGCTCAAAACACCCAACTGATCCCAGCCGGAGCCCATATACAAAAAGTTCAAGAAGGAGTCGAAGTAGCCGCGTTCGAATCCATCCCAGGcaacgaacgaatcaatttgtatCAAATTCTAAAAGACCACGTACCCGAAGAAGTAGTCAGCAATTTGCAAAGCCAAGTCGACCAAGTTGGTAAATCGTAA
- the LOC135837436 gene encoding dnaJ homolog subfamily B member 12: MEVNKDEALRCIDIAEQYIGDGNPEKALKFLVKAEKLYSTSKAQKLMENIRSNRSTDQNNMSEPRRRTTSSSKENTRRRETPESSTNTEYSVEQLKQVQRIKKCKDYYEILNVTKEATDTEIKKSYKKLALQLHPDKNKAPGASEAFKAIGNAVAILTDVEKRKQYDLYGNNDEKMSFQRHHHNHHYQEYTRGFEADMTAEELFNMFFGTGFSTHQSNVFMRRNGRWHRNNDEDTSPQSQHNGAAVFIQLLPILLLIVLSMLSSLFISDPVFSLSPSSKYPITRHTTRLNVPYYVKENFRPDPHGGMTRLEANIEEEYVNNLRHNCYKERNHKDAMIWRAQTMGDNDLIAKAKNVRTPSCEEFIKIAKVY, encoded by the exons ATGGAAGTAAATAAGGATGAAGCATTACGTTGTATTGACATAGCAGAACAATATATCGGCGACGGTAATCCTGAAAAAGCTTTGAAGTTCTTGGTAAAAGCTGAAAAACTATATTCCACATCGAAAGCTCAGA AATTAATGGAAAACATACGCAGTAATCGAAGTACCGATCAGAATAATATGTCAGAACCGAGGAGAAGAACGA CTTCTTCATCGAAGGAGAATACCAGACGAAGAGAAACCCCTGAAAGTTCAACGAACACGGAGTATTCGGTCGAGCAATTGAAACAAGTTCAAAG GATAAAGAAATGCAAAGATTATTACGAAATTTTAAACGTTACCAAAGAAGCTACGGATACAGAGATTAAAAAATCTTATAAGAAATTAGCCCTGCAATTGCACCCGGATAAGAATAAAGCTCCCGGAGCTTCCGAAGCGTTTAAAG CTATCGGTAACGCTGTAGCCATCTTGACTGATGTAGAGAAACGAAAACAGTACGATTTATATGGaaataacgatgaaaaaatgaGTTTCCAAAGGCATCACCATAATCACCATTACCAAGAGTACACTCGAGGTTTCgaag CTGATATGACGGCCGAGGAGTTATTCAACATGTTCTTCGGTACTGGGTTCTCGACCCATCAGTCTAACGTATTTATGAGAAGGAACGGACGCTGGCATAGGAACAACGATGAAGATACGTCACCTCAG TCCCAGCATAACGGAGCAGCTGTATTTATTCAATTGTTACCTATACTGCTTCTGATAGTCCTGTCAATGCTGAGTAGCTTATTCATATCGGACCCGGTTTTTAGTTTATCGCCTAGTTC aaaataCCCTATAACGAGGCATACGACTCGTCTGAACGTACCTTACTACGTGAAGGAGAACTTCCGTCCAGATCCTCATGGAGGAATGACTCGACTCGAAGCTAATATAGAGGAAGAATACGTAAACAATTTGAGACATAATTGCTACAAAGAGAGAAATCATA AAGACGCGATGATTTGGCGAGCTCAAACAATGGGTGACAATGATTTAATAGCCAAGGCTAAAAACGTTCGTACTCCGTCTTGCGAAGAATTCATCAAAATCGCAAAAGTATACTAA
- the LOC135837442 gene encoding E3 ubiquitin-protein ligase RNF185-like isoform X2 → MSSTSKKPASSSSDNFNKSNDDGKDRDDQMFECNICLDTAKDAVISMCGHLFCWPCLHQWLETRPNKKLCPVCKSGISKDKVIPLYGRGSTNQEDPRNKVPPRPPGQRAEAETNTGFPGFGFVDGSFHLSFGIGAFPFNLFISAFNTTNSHNPQAAGDINEEDEAFLTRMMVFVALFLVTWLVYA, encoded by the exons ATGAGCAGTACGAGTAAGAAGCCTGCTTCGAGTTCGAgcgacaattttaacaaatccAACGACGACGGAAAAGATCGCGATGATCAGATGTTCGAGTGTAATATTTGCTTAGATACTGCTAAAGATGCTGTTATCAGTATGTGTGGGCATTTATTCTG CTGGCCTTGTTTACATCAATGGCTAGAAACCAGACCGAATAAGAAACTATGTCCTGTTTGTAAATCCGGTATCAGTAAAGATAAAGTGATACCTTTGTACGGTCGAGGTAGTACAAATCAGGAAGATCCCAG AAACAAAGTCCCACCCCGACCACCAGGTCAAAGAGCAGAAGCTGAAACTAACACC GGGTTCCCAGGATTCGGTTTCGTGGACGGTTCGTTTCATTTATCTTTCGGTATCGGAGCATTCCCATTCAATCTGTTCATCTCCGCTTTCAATACAACAAATTCGCACAATCCGCAAG CAGCTGGTGATATCAACGAGGAAGATGAGGCGTTTTTAACAAGAATGATGGTGTTCGTCGCCTTGTTCTTGGTAACTTGGCTCGTGTACGCTTAA
- the LOC135837426 gene encoding U3 small nucleolar RNA-associated protein 25 homolog isoform X2: MTEIIDSLSSFCTHFKDVDPADDSTSIEVEKFDENKLLWPSLRQLVLKTPKYVNPVIPNEVPKTENPILALDEFQIQTSLKNNIRKAGAALIPEGSTTPLQLEMLSIINQYKDLYYTERNFDNGEQIRLVYCLHVLDHVLKTRSIIMANNASITSKFDVPDEMRDQGVVRPSVLILAPFKDSAFKIINMMSTMMFPNQKGNVINRKRFQDEFTGEEITVSQKSSRPDDFSKTFAGNIDDNFKIGISITKKSLKLYTDFYHCDIIIASPLGLRMVIGSEGESEYDYDFLSSIEVLILDQADVFLMQNWDHVLHIMDHVNLQPRKSHDTDFSRVRYWAANGWSKYYRQNLIFCSHPSLQISALVSRKCHNYAGCARTANPVARGTISQVVVSIPHIFHRLTDTSAVKTADERFEVFTQKLLPQCQDNLKKGVLIYVPSYFDFIRLRNYFISEAISFADICEYTKDKKVAEARDMFFHSEVNYLLYSERFHFFMRRRVRGIRHLIFYQLPTFPHFYSELCNLMNDANKRIKTEEDICSSITGIYSKFDAPQLASIVSSDRAAQMLASKKDVHMIMVEST; this comes from the exons ATGACTGAAATAATCGATTCGTTAAGTTCGTTTTGTACGCATTTCAAAGATGTTGATCCTGCCGACGATTCGACTTCGATCGAGGtggaaaaatttgacgaaaataaGCTGTTGTGGCCTTCGTTGAGACAGCTCGTGTTGAAAACACCCAAGTATGTCAATCCTGTAATACCAAATGAAGTTCCAAAGACCGAGAACCCTATCTTAGCTCTGGATGAATTCCAAATTCAAACGTCTCTGAAAAATAACATTCGCAAGGCTGGAGCTGCTCTAATTCCAGAAGGTAGCACGACTCCTTTACAGCTGGAAATGCTATCGATAATAAACCAGTATAAGGATTTGTATTATACCGAGAGGAATTTTGATAATGGCGAACAGATTCGATTAGTTTACTGTCTGCATGTTTTGGATCATGTGCTGAAAACTCGTTCGATAATTATGGCGAATAATGCCTCAATTACGAGTAAATTCGATGTACCTGATGAAATGCGAGATCAAGGAGTGGTACGACCTAGTGTACTGATTCTGGCACCGTTTAAGGATTCTGCTTTCAA GATTATCAATATGATGTCGACGATGATGTTTCCAAATCAAAAAGGGAACGTGATAAATAGAAAAAGATTTCAAGACGAGTTCACCGGTGAAGAAATAACTGTATCTCAGAAGTCTTCTCGACCCGACGATTTCTCCAAAACTTTCGCTGGAAATATCGacgataatttcaaaatcggtaTCTCTATCACGAAGAAAAGTCTCAAA cTGTATACAGATTTTTACCACTGTGATATTATAATAGCTTCACCTTTGGGTTTACGTATGGTGATTGGTTCAGAAGGAGAATCTGAATACGATTACGATTTCCTGTCTTCCATCGAAGTATTGATATTAGATCAAGCTGATGTGTTTTTAATGCAG AATTGGGATCACGTACTGCATATTATGGACCATGTGAATTTACAACCTCGAAAATCTCACGATACTGATTTCTCCAGAGTTCGATACTGGGCTGCAAACGGCTGGTCGAAGTATTATCGCCagaatttaatattttgttctCATCCTTCGCTTCAAATATCCGCATTGGTTAGCAGAAAATGTCACAATTACGCTGGATGTGCTCGAACCGCCAATCCTGTCGCTCGAGGCACGATTAGTCAAGTTGTTGTGTCGATTCCACAC ATATTCCACCGGTTGACCGATACATCTGCTGTGAAAACTGCTGACGAAAGATTCGAAGTATTTACGCAGAAGTTACTTCCCCAGTGTCAGGATAATCTGAAGAAGGGAGTTTTGATCTACGTACCTTCGTATTTCGATTTCATTAGGTTAAGAAATTACTTCATCAGCGAAGCTATAAGTTTTGCGGATATTTGCGAGTATACCAAG GATAAAAAAGTAGCTGAAGCCAGAGATATGTTCTTTCATTCGGAAGTTAATTATTTGCTGTATAGTGAGCGATTCCATTTCTTTATGAGAAGAAGAGTTCGAGGGATCAGACATTTGATATTTTACCAGTTACCAACGTTTCCGCATTTTTACAGCGAGTTGTGCAATTTAATGAAC GACGCCAATAAGAGGATCAAAACCGAAGAAGATATTTGTTCTTCGATAACTGGAATTTACAGCAAGTTCGACGCTCCTCAACTCGCATCGATAGTCAGTTCTGATCGAGCAGCTCAAATGTTAGCTTCGAAAAAAGACGTTCATATGATAATGGTTGAAAGTACCTAA
- the LOC135837442 gene encoding E3 ubiquitin-protein ligase RNF185-like isoform X1, protein MSSTSKKPASSSSDNFNKSNDDGKDRDDQMFECNICLDTAKDAVISMCGHLFCWPCLHQWLETRPNKKLCPVCKSGISKDKVIPLYGRGSTNQEDPRNKVPPRPPGQRAEAETNTGFPGFGFVDGSFHLSFGIGAFPFNLFISAFNTTNSHNPQGDNQTDNLDRRPLVSKMFLFLAMFLVFWMIFFV, encoded by the exons ATGAGCAGTACGAGTAAGAAGCCTGCTTCGAGTTCGAgcgacaattttaacaaatccAACGACGACGGAAAAGATCGCGATGATCAGATGTTCGAGTGTAATATTTGCTTAGATACTGCTAAAGATGCTGTTATCAGTATGTGTGGGCATTTATTCTG CTGGCCTTGTTTACATCAATGGCTAGAAACCAGACCGAATAAGAAACTATGTCCTGTTTGTAAATCCGGTATCAGTAAAGATAAAGTGATACCTTTGTACGGTCGAGGTAGTACAAATCAGGAAGATCCCAG AAACAAAGTCCCACCCCGACCACCAGGTCAAAGAGCAGAAGCTGAAACTAACACC GGGTTCCCAGGATTCGGTTTCGTGGACGGTTCGTTTCATTTATCTTTCGGTATCGGAGCATTCCCATTCAATCTGTTCATCTCCGCTTTCAATACAACAAATTCGCACAATCCGCAAG gcGATAATCAAACCGATAATTTAGATAGAAGACCGCTAGTATCAAAAATGTTCTTATTTTTAGCCATGTTTTTGGTATTCTGGATGATATTTTtcgtttaa